One part of the Pandoraea faecigallinarum genome encodes these proteins:
- a CDS encoding IS1182 family transposase, with amino-acid sequence MLKIPTPTQHELEMVTLEELVPKDHLLRQIDAAVDFEFIREKVAHLYCADNGRPALDPVVMFKLLFIGYLFGVRSERQLMREVQVNVAYRWFARFRLTDKVPDASTFSQNRRRRFTDTTVYQEIFDEIVRQAMGRGLVDGRVLYTDSTHLKANANKNKFDVVKLEQTPAAYLEKLNAAVDADRAAHGKKPLNRDDDEPPSSKDTKISRTDPDSGYMVRDDKPKGFFYLDHRTVDAKHAIITDTHVTPASVHDSQPYLERLDRQRERFEFKVEAVGLDAGYFTPAVCQGLEEREIAGVMGYRTPNHKPGLFYKRQFQYDAYRNEYVCPQGQALPYSTTNRLGYREYKSDARICRCCPVRAQCTNSANAVKVVTRHVWERAKQRVDARRLSEWGRRIYARRKETVERSFADAKQLHGHRYARMRGLRKVAEQCLLAAAAQNIKKIAMLVARLRARAGERSYLWRPFRWLMSVLRACLSMCAPLRCPFALA; translated from the coding sequence ATGCTAAAGATCCCGACGCCCACGCAGCACGAACTCGAGATGGTGACGCTCGAGGAACTCGTGCCGAAGGACCACCTGCTGCGCCAGATCGACGCGGCAGTGGATTTCGAATTCATCCGCGAAAAGGTCGCGCATCTGTACTGCGCAGACAACGGTCGTCCGGCGCTCGATCCGGTGGTGATGTTCAAGCTGCTGTTCATCGGCTACCTGTTTGGAGTGCGCAGTGAGCGGCAGTTGATGCGCGAGGTCCAGGTCAACGTCGCCTACCGGTGGTTCGCCCGGTTTCGGCTGACCGACAAGGTGCCGGATGCGTCGACGTTCTCACAGAATCGCCGCCGACGCTTCACGGACACGACGGTGTATCAGGAGATATTCGACGAGATCGTGCGCCAGGCGATGGGCCGTGGTCTGGTCGATGGCCGTGTGCTGTACACCGACAGCACGCACCTGAAGGCCAATGCGAACAAGAACAAGTTCGACGTGGTAAAGCTGGAACAGACGCCTGCGGCCTATCTGGAGAAGCTCAATGCGGCAGTGGATGCGGACCGGGCCGCGCATGGCAAGAAGCCGCTGAATCGGGACGACGATGAGCCGCCGTCGAGCAAGGACACCAAGATCAGCCGGACCGATCCGGACAGCGGCTACATGGTGCGGGACGACAAGCCGAAGGGCTTCTTCTATCTGGACCACCGCACGGTGGACGCCAAGCACGCGATCATTACCGATACGCATGTGACGCCGGCCTCGGTGCACGACAGCCAGCCGTATCTGGAGCGGCTGGATCGACAGCGCGAGCGCTTCGAGTTCAAGGTGGAAGCGGTGGGGCTGGATGCTGGCTACTTCACGCCGGCGGTGTGCCAGGGGCTCGAGGAGCGGGAGATTGCCGGGGTGATGGGCTATCGCACGCCGAACCACAAGCCGGGGCTGTTCTACAAACGGCAGTTCCAATACGACGCGTACCGCAACGAGTACGTGTGCCCGCAGGGACAGGCGCTGCCGTACAGCACGACTAACCGGCTCGGCTATCGGGAATACAAATCCGATGCTCGGATATGCCGATGCTGCCCGGTACGAGCACAGTGCACGAACAGTGCCAACGCGGTGAAGGTGGTGACGCGCCACGTCTGGGAGCGCGCCAAGCAGCGGGTGGACGCGAGGCGGCTGAGCGAGTGGGGACGACGCATTTACGCGCGGCGCAAGGAGACGGTGGAACGCAGCTTTGCCGATGCCAAGCAACTGCATGGGCATCGCTATGCGCGCATGCGCGGGCTGCGCAAGGTGGCCGAGCAGTGCTTGTTGGCTGCGGCGGCGCAGAACATCAAGAAAATTGCGATGCTGGTGGCGCGCCTACGGGCGCGTGCAGGCGAGCGCTCGTACCTCTGGCGCCCGTTTCGGTGGCTCATGAGCGTCCTGAGGGCTTGTCTCTCAATGTGCGCGCCCTTACGCTGCCCATTCGCCCTTGCCTAA
- a CDS encoding MBL fold metallo-hydrolase: MAASLVVLRERASGMEVLLLRRAVRAGDFSSDAYVFPGGVVDAADRLGHAVCEGLDDATASARLRLPEGGLDFYVAAMRECFEETGVAFANDARGAALDTPRLDAMREQREALHDGKVDIASLCRSLDVRLTPGRLHYLSHWVTPAALPKRFDTRFFLAMLPEEQPVEVDGIETAAHRWMRPHYALAHADQLRLLPPTRKLLQWLEGMGTAERAISAAGALGEVPRIEPRLANGKRGRWPVTPDEPAWAELLLTDPDARGTGSYEITPGRAVTLLPGVLRIAAPNPGMMTGPGTNTYLVGGGPDNAWAVIDPGPDDPGHIDAIVRAAPGAIRQIFVTHTHRDHSPGARLLKARTGATTYGMQALHDEGQDTTFVPDVTLSDGDATLLPDGRVLRAIHTPGHAANHLCYGLDDTGLIFTGDHVMQGSTVVINPPDGHMATYLKSLEKLSSLDPHWLAPGHGFVMDRPGARIARLVAHRLAREAATVAALGDVGPATVEALTPVVYADVPAARHGVARRSLRAHLEKLKEDGVAEVSAGGLWRLRVSAAIPP, from the coding sequence ATGGCGGCGAGTCTCGTCGTGCTGCGCGAACGCGCGAGCGGCATGGAAGTGCTGCTGTTGCGGCGGGCCGTTCGGGCCGGTGATTTCAGTTCCGACGCCTATGTATTTCCCGGGGGTGTCGTCGACGCCGCCGATCGGCTTGGACACGCGGTCTGCGAGGGCCTCGACGACGCGACCGCCAGCGCGCGCCTGCGGCTACCCGAAGGCGGTCTCGACTTCTATGTCGCCGCCATGCGCGAATGCTTCGAGGAAACCGGGGTGGCGTTCGCAAACGATGCTCGCGGCGCGGCATTGGACACGCCTCGTCTGGACGCGATGCGTGAGCAACGCGAAGCGCTTCACGACGGGAAGGTCGACATTGCGTCGCTGTGCCGATCGCTGGACGTGCGCCTCACGCCTGGCCGTCTGCATTATCTGAGCCATTGGGTGACCCCTGCGGCCCTGCCCAAGCGCTTCGATACGCGCTTCTTTCTCGCGATGCTGCCTGAGGAGCAGCCGGTCGAAGTCGACGGCATCGAGACGGCGGCGCATCGCTGGATGCGTCCGCACTATGCGCTCGCGCATGCGGATCAATTGCGTCTGCTGCCGCCCACCCGAAAGTTGCTGCAATGGCTCGAAGGCATGGGGACTGCCGAACGCGCCATCTCGGCCGCAGGAGCGCTGGGCGAGGTGCCTCGCATCGAGCCGCGTCTCGCAAACGGAAAGCGCGGGCGCTGGCCCGTCACACCGGATGAGCCGGCGTGGGCCGAACTTCTCCTCACGGATCCCGACGCACGAGGCACGGGCAGCTACGAGATCACGCCCGGCCGCGCTGTGACGCTCTTGCCCGGCGTGCTGCGTATCGCGGCCCCCAATCCGGGCATGATGACCGGCCCCGGCACGAACACGTACCTCGTAGGCGGAGGGCCGGATAACGCCTGGGCCGTCATCGATCCGGGGCCGGACGACCCGGGGCACATCGACGCGATCGTGCGCGCCGCACCGGGCGCCATCCGCCAGATTTTCGTCACGCACACCCATCGCGATCATTCGCCCGGGGCGCGATTGCTGAAAGCCAGGACGGGCGCAACCACGTATGGCATGCAAGCCCTGCACGACGAAGGGCAGGACACGACATTCGTGCCGGACGTGACACTCTCCGACGGCGATGCCACACTCCTGCCCGACGGGCGCGTTCTGCGGGCGATCCACACGCCGGGGCATGCGGCCAATCACCTTTGCTACGGCCTCGACGACACCGGACTGATCTTCACGGGCGATCACGTCATGCAGGGCTCGACGGTCGTCATCAACCCGCCGGACGGACACATGGCGACGTATCTGAAGTCGCTGGAAAAGCTGTCGTCGCTCGACCCGCACTGGCTCGCCCCCGGACATGGCTTCGTGATGGATCGTCCCGGAGCACGGATCGCGCGACTCGTCGCCCATCGGCTCGCCCGCGAGGCCGCCACTGTCGCCGCATTGGGCGACGTCGGCCCGGCAACCGTGGAGGCCTTGACCCCGGTCGTGTACGCCGACGTGCCGGCGGCGCGCCATGGTGTCGCGCGACGCTCGCTGCGCGCTCATCTGGAGAAACTGAAAGAGGACGGTGTGGCCGAAGTGTCGGCCGGCGGTCTCTGGCGATTACGCGTTAGTGCGGCCATCCCCCCATAG
- a CDS encoding anti-sigma factor — protein MNAPDDNDDELRCAEYALGVLDADERQSLERDASIRPALMSRLVWWQARLSPLAEDLSLETPPDHVWERIAQTLRDSKSRPPARNKPVSLWDNLAMWRWLGVGASAAALAMLVITLRFGSPVPGTTQSASTTYLVATIARQDGVAHWTATIAPGTDRLIIVPADRPTIATGRTTELWLIQANAKPVPLGVFDPVRPATMPLSREIVDALGRAQAVLAVSIEPPGGSPTGQPTGPVVATGDLHPA, from the coding sequence ATGAACGCGCCGGATGACAACGACGACGAACTCCGCTGCGCCGAGTACGCGCTCGGGGTGCTGGACGCCGATGAGCGGCAGTCTCTGGAGCGAGACGCGTCGATCCGTCCGGCCCTGATGTCGCGTCTGGTGTGGTGGCAGGCGCGTCTGTCCCCATTGGCGGAGGACTTGTCGTTGGAAACACCGCCGGACCATGTCTGGGAGCGCATAGCGCAGACGCTGCGCGACAGCAAGAGCAGACCGCCGGCGCGCAACAAGCCTGTCTCGCTTTGGGACAATCTGGCGATGTGGCGGTGGCTGGGTGTCGGCGCCAGTGCTGCCGCTTTGGCGATGCTTGTGATAACGCTCAGGTTTGGCTCGCCGGTCCCCGGAACGACGCAAAGCGCATCGACAACCTATCTCGTTGCCACGATCGCCCGTCAGGATGGCGTCGCGCACTGGACGGCGACGATCGCACCCGGAACGGATCGACTGATTATTGTGCCTGCCGACCGGCCAACGATCGCGACGGGGCGGACGACCGAGTTGTGGTTGATTCAGGCGAACGCAAAGCCGGTTCCGCTGGGGGTTTTCGATCCTGTGCGCCCGGCAACAATGCCCTTGTCACGTGAGATCGTGGATGCGCTGGGCCGAGCCCAAGCGGTACTCGCAGTCTCCATCGAGCCGCCGGGCGGATCGCCCACGGGGCAGCCCACCGGGCCGGTAGTGGCCACCGGAGATCTTCATCCGGCGTAA
- a CDS encoding TetR/AcrR family transcriptional regulator, whose amino-acid sequence MSNSEMEQGLESKHGTTADAASDAPSQGRRYGGVGQAQREQARRAALIDAATEVFGTVGFRRATVRAVCGRAKLNDRYFYAAFDNMEHLLRATYAHHAQRLLGQLQAAIVSSAPSLDARLDAGLHAFFAFLRNPHAARVLLLEVIGVSAQTDQTYQRYIFEFAKLILAMAQAREMCEPVGDEAQAQARIVGLALVGAMTNAGTAWVLTGYQDTQACMVASCRRVLRGALA is encoded by the coding sequence ATGTCAAATAGCGAAATGGAACAAGGACTCGAATCGAAGCATGGGACCACGGCCGACGCGGCAAGCGACGCGCCGTCGCAAGGGCGGCGCTATGGCGGCGTGGGGCAGGCGCAGCGCGAGCAGGCGCGTCGCGCGGCATTGATCGACGCGGCGACGGAGGTGTTCGGCACCGTCGGCTTTCGCCGTGCCACGGTACGTGCGGTGTGCGGGCGGGCGAAACTGAACGACCGGTACTTCTATGCCGCGTTCGACAATATGGAGCATCTGCTGCGCGCAACGTATGCGCATCACGCACAACGGCTGTTGGGTCAGTTGCAGGCGGCCATCGTGTCGAGCGCGCCGTCGCTGGACGCGCGTCTCGACGCCGGACTGCACGCGTTCTTCGCTTTCCTGCGCAACCCGCATGCGGCGCGTGTTCTCCTGCTCGAAGTGATAGGCGTGAGTGCGCAGACCGATCAGACCTATCAGCGCTATATCTTCGAATTCGCGAAGCTCATTCTGGCGATGGCCCAGGCGCGGGAGATGTGCGAGCCAGTCGGCGACGAGGCGCAGGCACAGGCCCGCATCGTCGGTCTGGCGCTGGTCGGGGCCATGACGAACGCGGGCACGGCATGGGTGCTGACCGGCTATCAGGACACGCAAGCGTGCATGGTGGCGAGTTGCCGTCGCGTGCTGCGCGGGGCGTTGGCGTGA
- a CDS encoding alpha/beta fold hydrolase — protein MSILAALLTCLVTACVAGVFALRHVTRRIARHAEAAVPPDGRFLDIDGEQVHYVDFGHGPPIVFIHGLCGQLRNFAYLPLAAMARTHRIVLIDRPGSGYSTRAAGHDAAIASQASVVAQVLDRLALERPLVVGHSLGGAVSLMLALDHPQRVGALALIAPLTQPVSEVPAAFRALAIRRAWWRRWVARTLAVPLGMMTGRATLAYVFGPEDAPKDFLIRGGGVLGFRPGSFEAGSVDMLAAERGMSALAARYAALTVPVDILYGRGDRILDYRQHGESMPLANPRVRLTLVEGGHMLPVTQPKATMQWLQDVAARMPRTHNDHTRHDVTTVPTQAANDAI, from the coding sequence ATGAGCATCCTCGCCGCCCTGCTCACCTGCCTCGTCACCGCATGCGTCGCAGGGGTGTTCGCGCTGAGGCACGTCACACGACGCATTGCCCGGCACGCCGAAGCGGCTGTACCGCCGGACGGCCGGTTTCTCGACATCGACGGCGAACAGGTGCATTACGTCGACTTCGGTCACGGCCCGCCCATCGTGTTCATTCACGGGCTTTGCGGGCAGTTACGCAACTTCGCCTATCTGCCGTTGGCGGCAATGGCGCGCACGCATCGCATCGTGCTCATCGACCGTCCCGGCTCCGGCTACTCGACGCGCGCCGCCGGGCACGACGCCGCCATCGCGTCGCAAGCGAGTGTCGTCGCGCAGGTCCTCGACCGGCTCGCGCTGGAGCGTCCGCTGGTCGTCGGGCACTCGCTTGGCGGTGCCGTATCGCTGATGCTCGCGCTCGATCATCCGCAACGTGTGGGGGCGCTCGCGTTGATCGCACCGCTCACGCAACCGGTCTCCGAGGTTCCCGCGGCATTTCGCGCGCTCGCGATTCGCCGGGCATGGTGGCGTCGCTGGGTCGCGCGCACGCTTGCCGTTCCCCTCGGCATGATGACGGGACGCGCGACACTCGCTTATGTCTTCGGCCCGGAAGACGCACCGAAGGACTTCCTGATTCGCGGCGGCGGCGTGCTCGGGTTTCGTCCCGGCAGCTTCGAAGCGGGCAGCGTCGATATGCTCGCCGCGGAGCGCGGCATGTCCGCCCTCGCCGCCCGTTACGCCGCGCTGACGGTCCCCGTCGATATCCTCTATGGACGGGGCGACCGGATTCTCGATTACCGTCAGCACGGCGAGTCGATGCCTCTTGCGAATCCGCGCGTGCGCCTGACACTCGTCGAGGGCGGGCACATGCTGCCCGTCACGCAACCGAAAGCGACGATGCAGTGGCTGCAAGACGTCGCCGCGCGCATGCCGCGCACGCATAACGATCACACCCGTCACGATGTAACGACCGTGCCGACGCAGGCCGCCAACGACGCCATTTAG
- the purT gene encoding formate-dependent phosphoribosylglycinamide formyltransferase, with product MTTIGTPLSPSATKVMLLGAGELGREVLIALQRLGVETIAVDRYENAPGQQVAHHSRTIAMTDPEQLKALIEAEKPDLVVPEIEAIATPMLEALEADGVVRVIPTARAARLTMDREGIRRLAAETLGLPTSPYRFCDSLEALQAAIDGGIGYPCIVKPVMSSSGKGQSKIDSAADVKAAWDYAMAGGRVSHGRIIVEGFIDFDYEITLLTVRARGANNEVETHFCAPIGHKQVSGDYVESWQPHPMSSVALERARVIAREVTNNLGGQGIFGVELFVKGDDVWFSEVSPRPHDTGMVTMITQWQNEFELHARAILGLPVNTTLKTPGASAVIYGGVDARGIVFDGVDRALQVPQTDIRLFGKPESFEKRRMGVALAYDDNLDVARSNAVEVASRVKPRAV from the coding sequence ATGACCACTATCGGAACCCCGCTGTCGCCGAGCGCGACGAAAGTGATGCTGTTGGGCGCAGGCGAACTCGGCCGCGAAGTGCTGATCGCGTTGCAGCGTCTCGGTGTCGAGACGATTGCCGTCGACCGTTACGAGAATGCGCCCGGCCAGCAGGTCGCGCATCATTCGCGCACGATTGCGATGACGGACCCCGAGCAGCTCAAGGCGCTGATCGAAGCCGAAAAACCGGATCTCGTCGTGCCCGAGATCGAAGCGATAGCGACCCCCATGCTCGAAGCGCTGGAAGCGGACGGTGTGGTGCGCGTGATCCCGACGGCGCGGGCGGCGCGCCTCACAATGGATCGCGAAGGTATCCGCCGTCTGGCAGCCGAGACGCTGGGTCTGCCGACGAGCCCGTATCGGTTCTGCGACTCGCTCGAAGCCCTGCAAGCGGCCATCGACGGCGGCATCGGCTACCCGTGCATCGTCAAGCCGGTCATGAGCAGTTCGGGCAAGGGTCAGAGCAAGATCGACAGCGCGGCCGACGTGAAGGCGGCCTGGGACTATGCGATGGCGGGTGGGCGCGTGAGTCATGGCCGCATCATCGTCGAAGGCTTCATCGATTTCGATTACGAAATCACGCTGCTGACCGTACGCGCGCGTGGCGCAAACAACGAGGTCGAGACGCATTTCTGCGCGCCGATCGGCCACAAGCAGGTGAGCGGCGATTACGTGGAGAGCTGGCAGCCGCATCCGATGTCGTCCGTGGCGCTGGAACGTGCGCGTGTGATCGCACGCGAAGTGACGAACAATCTCGGCGGGCAGGGCATCTTCGGTGTCGAACTGTTCGTGAAGGGCGACGACGTGTGGTTCAGCGAAGTCAGCCCGCGCCCGCACGACACCGGCATGGTGACCATGATCACGCAGTGGCAGAACGAGTTCGAGTTGCATGCCCGCGCGATTCTCGGTCTGCCGGTCAACACGACGCTGAAGACGCCTGGTGCGAGTGCCGTCATCTACGGCGGCGTGGACGCCAGGGGCATCGTATTCGACGGCGTTGATCGGGCACTGCAGGTGCCGCAGACGGACATTCGCCTGTTCGGCAAGCCGGAGAGCTTCGAGAAGCGGCGCATGGGCGTGGCGCTCGCGTATGACGACAATCTGGACGTGGCTCGCAGCAATGCGGTAGAAGTGGCCAGTCGCGTGAAGCCACGCGCCGTCTGA
- a CDS encoding flavin-containing monooxygenase, with protein sequence MTPPLATDLDVIVVGAGLSGIAAAHYLRERCPGTRFAILEARESLGGTWDLFRYPGVRSDSDMFTLGFSFRPWASDQAIADGGKILDYLKETARAEGLDDLIRYGHKVREARWDSSIARWTLDIERLHDDGRRDTQSLTCRFLFMCSGYYAYDAGYAPTWPGRETFTGTVVHPQQWPADLDYRDKRVVIIGSGATAVTLLPSLAQGAAHVTMLQRSPGYLLSMPQRDRVAERLRAWLPAHVAHRVVRMKNVLITLGFYNAARRWPTAIRRALIKRAARQAPHSVNVERDLTPRYNPWDQCLCLTPNGDIFKALHSGRAEIVTDEITSFTPHGISLSSGRTLDADIVVTATGLRVQLLGGARLVVDGHPVTLADTVAYKGMMYSGVPNLASIFGYTNASWTLKAELIAQYVCRLIRHMNAHGADTCVPQLRDGEHGDLPAIGLTSGYIQRAAGALPKQGERKPWVFYQSYLRDLRLMRWGSVDDGAMRFERRATRPVTSTGAAAASSRAPDADAAPLRGFDPR encoded by the coding sequence ATGACGCCCCCCTTGGCCACGGATCTCGACGTCATCGTCGTCGGCGCGGGCCTGTCCGGCATCGCCGCGGCGCATTACCTGCGCGAGCGGTGTCCCGGCACGCGCTTTGCAATACTCGAAGCGCGCGAGTCGCTGGGCGGCACGTGGGATCTGTTCCGCTACCCCGGCGTGCGATCCGATTCGGACATGTTTACGCTGGGCTTCAGCTTCCGGCCATGGGCCAGCGATCAGGCCATCGCGGACGGCGGCAAGATCCTCGACTATCTGAAAGAGACGGCGCGCGCGGAAGGACTCGACGACCTCATCCGCTATGGCCACAAGGTGCGTGAGGCACGCTGGGATTCGAGCATCGCGCGGTGGACGCTCGACATCGAGCGACTGCATGACGATGGACGCCGCGACACCCAGTCGCTTACCTGTCGCTTCCTCTTCATGTGTAGCGGCTACTACGCGTACGACGCTGGCTACGCACCCACGTGGCCCGGTAGAGAGACCTTCACCGGCACGGTCGTCCACCCGCAGCAATGGCCAGCCGATCTGGACTACCGCGACAAGCGCGTGGTCATCATCGGCAGCGGCGCCACCGCCGTCACCCTGTTGCCGAGCCTGGCGCAGGGCGCGGCGCATGTCACCATGTTGCAACGCTCGCCGGGCTATTTGCTGTCGATGCCGCAGCGCGACAGGGTGGCCGAGCGCTTGCGCGCCTGGCTACCGGCGCATGTCGCGCATCGCGTCGTGCGCATGAAGAACGTACTGATTACGCTCGGCTTCTACAACGCCGCGCGACGCTGGCCGACAGCGATACGGCGGGCGCTCATCAAGCGCGCCGCGCGGCAGGCGCCGCACAGCGTGAACGTCGAGCGCGACCTCACACCCCGCTACAACCCGTGGGACCAGTGTCTGTGCCTCACACCGAACGGCGACATCTTCAAGGCGTTGCACAGCGGGCGCGCCGAGATCGTGACGGACGAAATCACGTCCTTCACACCCCATGGCATCTCGCTGAGCAGCGGCAGGACGCTCGACGCCGACATCGTCGTGACCGCGACAGGGTTGCGCGTGCAGTTGCTGGGCGGTGCGCGTCTGGTTGTCGACGGGCATCCCGTAACGCTCGCCGACACGGTGGCCTACAAGGGCATGATGTACAGCGGCGTGCCGAATCTGGCGTCGATCTTCGGCTACACCAATGCGTCATGGACGCTCAAGGCCGAACTGATCGCCCAGTACGTCTGCCGCCTGATCCGGCACATGAACGCGCATGGCGCCGACACCTGCGTGCCGCAATTGCGTGACGGCGAGCATGGCGACTTGCCTGCCATCGGGCTGACGTCCGGCTACATTCAACGCGCCGCCGGCGCGCTGCCCAAACAAGGGGAACGCAAGCCGTGGGTGTTCTACCAGAGCTACCTCCGGGATCTGCGCCTGATGCGCTGGGGCAGCGTCGACGATGGGGCGATGCGCTTCGAGCGACGCGCGACACGGCCGGTGACGTCCACTGGCGCGGCAGCGGCATCGTCACGGGCACCGGATGCCGACGCGGCTCCGCTACGAGGCTTCGACCCGAGATGA
- a CDS encoding cold-shock protein, with the protein MATGTVKWFNDAKGFGFITPDEGGEDLFAHFSEIQAKGFKSLQENQKVSFEVKMGPKGRQASNIQPI; encoded by the coding sequence ATGGCAACTGGTACCGTCAAGTGGTTCAACGACGCCAAGGGTTTTGGTTTTATTACGCCGGACGAAGGCGGTGAAGATCTCTTCGCCCACTTCTCGGAAATCCAGGCAAAGGGCTTCAAGTCCCTGCAGGAAAACCAGAAGGTCAGCTTCGAAGTGAAGATGGGACCGAAGGGCCGTCAAGCCAGCAACATCCAGCCCATCTAA
- a CDS encoding sigma-70 family RNA polymerase sigma factor, with product MNDYPESEDRQRRALMRTPVDEARIAQEREALNAILAAVARHDRTAFATLYRRSSARIFSVILRVVNDRVEAEDLLQDVYINVWRRAAAFDPARGTAMTWLISLARNRAIDRLRERRELALDDADALAIASDEPTPIRLAEASEERRRLEDCLQRLEPQHRNAVREAFFGGLAYSELARRLNVPLGTMKSWIRRSLMQLKGCLEP from the coding sequence ATGAACGATTATCCCGAAAGCGAAGACCGCCAACGCCGGGCGCTCATGCGAACGCCCGTTGACGAGGCACGCATTGCGCAAGAGCGCGAAGCCCTCAACGCGATCCTGGCAGCAGTCGCAAGGCACGACAGAACGGCATTCGCGACGCTATACCGCAGGTCGTCTGCACGTATTTTCAGCGTGATCCTGCGCGTCGTGAACGACCGTGTGGAAGCCGAGGATCTGCTGCAGGACGTCTACATCAACGTCTGGCGGCGTGCCGCTGCCTTCGACCCGGCCCGCGGCACAGCGATGACATGGCTCATTTCGCTTGCACGCAACCGCGCCATCGACCGCCTGAGGGAGCGCCGGGAATTGGCTCTCGACGATGCCGACGCGCTCGCGATTGCGTCGGACGAGCCGACGCCCATCCGCCTCGCAGAGGCCAGCGAAGAGCGGCGCCGGCTGGAAGATTGCCTCCAGCGTCTGGAGCCTCAGCATCGAAATGCCGTACGCGAGGCGTTTTTCGGCGGTCTTGCCTATAGTGAACTGGCGCGGCGTCTGAACGTACCGCTCGGAACGATGAAGAGTTGGATCCGGCGAAGTCTCATGCAGCTCAAAGGGTGTCTGGAACCATGA
- a CDS encoding SDR family NAD(P)-dependent oxidoreductase has protein sequence MKTFTDKVAAITGAGSGMGRSLALELARRGTHLALSDIDESSAADTATACRALGVRVTSRRLDVAEREAVFAWARETVAAHGKVNLVFNNAGVSLCVPVASARHEDFTWLMDINFWGVVHGTQAFLPYLTAAGDGHIVNTSSLFGIIAMPTQAAYNASKFAVRGFTEALRMELELSRSPVSCTCVHPGGVATNIVKTSRIDDSITAFTGVDPQTHRRRANKLIDVTSADAAARQILAGVERNARRVLVGPDARRVDKLARLLGARYQAIVVWLYRRAAMSVKRPPVAADARTVQHESSTRSTN, from the coding sequence ATGAAGACGTTCACGGACAAGGTTGCCGCCATCACCGGTGCCGGATCGGGCATGGGCCGCTCGCTCGCGCTCGAACTTGCGCGTCGCGGCACGCACCTCGCCCTGTCCGACATCGACGAATCCAGCGCAGCCGATACCGCGACCGCCTGTCGCGCACTCGGCGTGCGTGTCACGTCGCGGCGTCTTGACGTGGCCGAGCGCGAAGCCGTCTTCGCATGGGCGCGCGAGACCGTAGCCGCGCACGGCAAGGTCAATCTCGTCTTCAACAATGCGGGTGTCTCGCTGTGCGTGCCGGTTGCGAGCGCCCGGCACGAAGACTTCACGTGGCTGATGGACATCAACTTCTGGGGCGTCGTGCATGGTACGCAGGCGTTTCTTCCCTATCTCACGGCCGCGGGCGACGGTCACATCGTCAACACGTCGAGCCTGTTCGGCATCATCGCCATGCCAACGCAAGCGGCCTACAACGCGAGCAAATTCGCGGTACGCGGCTTCACCGAAGCGCTGCGCATGGAACTGGAACTGTCGCGCTCGCCCGTCTCTTGCACGTGCGTGCATCCCGGCGGTGTCGCGACGAACATCGTCAAGACGTCGCGCATCGACGACAGCATCACCGCGTTCACCGGTGTGGACCCGCAAACACACCGGCGGCGCGCCAACAAGCTCATCGACGTAACGAGTGCGGACGCCGCCGCGCGACAGATCCTCGCAGGTGTCGAGCGCAACGCCCGGCGCGTGCTCGTCGGCCCCGATGCCCGGCGCGTGGACAAGCTCGCCCGCCTGCTCGGCGCCCGCTATCAGGCGATCGTCGTGTGGCTCTACCGTCGCGCCGCCATGTCGGTCAAACGCCCGCCGGTCGCCGCCGATGCACGCACGGTGCAGCACGAATCGTCCACGCGCTCCACGAACTGA